The proteins below come from a single Lates calcarifer isolate ASB-BC8 linkage group LG11, TLL_Latcal_v3, whole genome shotgun sequence genomic window:
- the btbd17b gene encoding BTB/POZ domain-containing protein 17, with protein sequence MVRSLEQGIPAWVYVGTLLLFIHFHSATVRGAALKQEVALDNGATVLNHSMSLVQRMETLLAMGNGSDVTLRVQTINTDEVKVIQAHSLVLTLQSDVFEEMLLSRNSSAVVLRETPDCAAVFDKFVRYLYCGDVSVRLDQAISLHKLASKYHVWGLQQGLTQYMTQHLSSDSPTGHVVGWYNYALQIGDMALRDSCLQYLSWNLSSVLQSGEWGSISEDLLLSLLQRSDLILQSELELYEALEAWISQNQPVSMTVESALRAVRYGMIPPQHLFRLQKQSALMVKYYESIRDLLYLAFQFHSASPIQLAKYFDVNCSIFTPRNYLSSSWGSPWVINNPTRDDRSFSFQTQLGPSGHDSSKRVTWNALFSPRWLPLSARSTYTELGAMQPTRTDGGRPRIIVTPATSSPDFAGVSFQKTVIVMAKQQGKVVVRHVYNFHQSTEEAGDFLVDADLQRRASEYLIDSSLYLHIVIKPLYHTLLVARK encoded by the exons ATGGTACGCTCACTTGAACAAGGGATCCCTGCCTGGGTCTATGTGGGCACCCTGCTCCTCTTCATCCACTTCCACTCTGCCACAGTTAGAGGAG ctgcCCTGAAGCAGGAGGTGGCACTGGACAATGGGGCCACGGTGCTGAATCACTCCATGAGTTTGGTGCAGCGCATGGAGACCCTGCTGGCCATGGGGAACGGCAGTGATGTCACTCTCCGCGTGCAGACCATCAACACGGATGAAGTGAAGGTGATCCAGGCCCACAGCCTGGTTCTCACTTTGCAGAGTGACGTGTTTGAGGAAATGCTGCTCAGCCGCAACAGCAGCGCTGTGGTTTTGAGGGAGACGCCCGACTGTGCAGCTGTCTTTGACAAGTTTGTCAG gtATCTGTATTGTGGTGATGTCTCAGTGCGGCTAGATCAGGCCATTTCTCTCCATAAGCTGGCCAGCAAGTACCATGTGTGGGGCTTGCAGCAGGGTCTGACCCAATATATGACCCAGCATCTGTCTAGTGATTCCCCCACAGGCCATGTGGTTGGTTGGTACAACTATGCACTACAAATTGGGGACATGGCCCTGCGGGACAGCTGCCTGCAGTACCTGTCCTGGAACCTGTCTTCTGTGCTGCAGAGCGGAGAATGGGGCTCCATCAGCGAAGACCTGCTCCTTTCCTTGCTCCAGCGCTCTGACCTCATTCTGCAGAGCGAGCTGGAGCTCTACGAGGCCCTGGAGGCCTGGATTAGCCAGAACCAGCCTGTCAGTATGACAGTAGAGAGTGCCCTGAGGGCTGTTAGATACGGCATGATCCCCCCTCAGCACCTATTCCGTCTTCAGAAGCAGTCCGCCCTCATGGTGAAGTATTACGAGTCGATCCGTGATCTCCTCTATCTAGCATTCCAGTTCCACTCTGCCTCACCTATCCAGCTGGCCAAGTACTTTGATGTCAACTGCAGTATTTTCACTCCCCGTAACTACCTTTCCTCCTCCTGGGGTTCCCCTTGGGTCATCAATAACCCCACCCGTGATGACCGCAGTTTCAGCTTCCAGACCCAGCTGGGGCCCAGCGGCCATGACTCCAGTAAGAGAGTGACATGGAACGCCCTCTTCTCCCCCCGCTGGCTCCCACTCAGTGCCAGGTCAACCTACACAGAGCTCGGTGCTATGCAGCCAACCCGCACAGATGGAGGTCGACCTCGCATCATTGTAACGCCGGCCACTTCTAGTCCAGACTTTGCCGGTGTGAGTTTCCAGAAGACAGTGATTGTAATGGCAAAACAGCAAGGAAAAGTGGTGGTCCGCCACGTCTACAACTTCCATCAAAGCACAGAGGAGGCCGGGGATTTCCTGGTGGATGCTGACCTGCAGCGCCGTGCATCAGAATACCTAATTGACAGCTCCCTCTATCTGCACATTGTAATAAAACCTCTCTACCATACCCTTCTTGTCGCTAGGAAATAA